The Bacteroidota bacterium region CGAAATTCAATTGATGATGAACAAAAGCGGGCACGCATTTCTGCCGTCTACAATATTTTCGCGTACGTTATGATGGTTGTGTTCATCGGCATCATCCCCAAGTTTACCGGGGTCGATTCGCTTCATCCGGGCAAAGGCGGCAACCCTGGCTTTAATTCATACGATCTTGATACTTCTCTTCGGGTAGTGTTTTATCCTGCCATTGTAGGATGGACACTGCTTGCCGTTTGGATCATGAGTCTTCGGATAAGAATAAAAAATATTCAACAAATTTTAATCAATAAATGAAAAAGGTATTTATGCCGGTGGCTGTTTTGATGGGTCTTAATGCCCTTGCCCAGGAACAAAACAATATTGAAATGGCGGATGCCCTGCGTTCAAGCGGAAAAATTTATGTTGTGGTTGCAGTACTTGTATTGATTTTTATTGGTATAATTATTTATTTAATCAGCATTGACAGAAAAATTTCAAAATTAGAAAAGGAAACTAACGCACAACCGGATTCCCTGCATGACGGCGAGACAGGTTCACTTCGTTCAGAATGACAAAATTAAAAGTGGAATGAAAAAGATACACATCATCGGAATTATTATTATTGCCGTCGCGATAGGAACAATACTTGCATCGCTATCCAGTTCCAGCACTTATGCCGACTTCTCTGAAGCAACCGCGCATCCTGGCTCTGAATACCATGTAGTTGGTAAGTTAAATAAGGAAAAAGAAACCATCTATAACCCTGAATCTGATGCCAACCTCTTCACCTTTTACATGAAGGACAATAATGGTATCGAGAAAAAAGTGATACTGCATAAAAGCAAACCCCAGGATTTTGAACGCTCCGAACAGATCGTAATCATCGGCAAATGCGAAGGTGACGAATTTCATGCAAATGATATACTAATGAAATGCCCGTCAAAATATAATGATGGGAAACCGGAGGAAGGCGTGAGCAAATAGTTAATGGTTGCTAGTTGTCGGTTGTTAGACTAAAAATCACTTCAAACAACCAACAACAACTAACAACTGACAACTGACAACTGACAACTGACAACTGACAACTAAAATGGGCATCCAATACACAGGTGAGCGATTATTCCCGGGACAGGCAGGTAACGTATTTGTGATCCTCGCATTTGTTTCCGCCCTTTTCTCAGCTATCGCTTATTTCAATGCTTCCAAAGAAATCTCTTCGGCTGCATCCTGGAAAAAACTGGCCCGACTTTCTTTCCGTATTCACTCGCTTGCTGTTATTGGCATCGTAGGCACATTGTTTTATATGCTGCGGAATCATTTGTTTGAATACGAATACGTATGGCATCATTCCAACACCGAAATGCGGATGCGCTATATACTTTCCTGCTTTTGGGAAGGACAGGAAGGAAGTTTTTTACTCTGGTCCTTCTGGCATGTAGTGATCGGGAATATACTGATCAAAACAGCCAAAGATTGGGAAGCTCCGGTAATGGCTACAGTCGCAACGGTACAGATGTTCCTCGGCTCAATGCTGTTGGGCATATATATTTTTGAATATAAGATTGGCAGCAATCCCTTTACCGTTTTGCTTCGCGAGCATCCCGACTTTGGCAATATTCCCTTGTTCCAAAACCCGAATTACCTGGATAAACTGGATGGACGAGGCCTTAATCCATTGCTGCAGAATTATTGGATGACGATCCACCCTCCCACTCTCTTCCTCGGCTTTGCTTTGACACTTGTGCCCTTTGCATACGCCATCGCCGGTTTATGGAAAAAGAAATTTGATGAATGGCAGAAACCGGCTTTACCCTGGACCTTTATTTGTATCGCGATCCTTGGTACCGGAATACTTATGGGAGGTGCATGGGCATACGAAGCGCTTAGCTTTGGCGGCTTCTGGGCCTGGGACCCGGTTGAGAACGCTTCGCTTGTCCCTTGGCTAACACTGGTCGGTTCCGCGCACGTAATGCTTATCCACAAACACAAAGGTCAGTCACTTTTTACCTCTTTCTTTTTAACGCTTATAACTTTTATCCTCATACTCTATTCCACTTTCCTTACACGCAGCGGAATATTAGGCGAAACTTCCGTTCATGCCTTTACTGATCTTGGCATGTCAGGACAACTCCTGCTTTACCTGTTCTTTTTTATGGGTTTAGCCATTGTTCTGCTTATTGTAAACAGAAAGCATTTTCAAAAAGCAAATGAAGAGGAAGCGGTCTGGAGTCGTGAATTCTGGATGTTCCTTGGCGCGCTTGTGCTGTTGATTTCCTCATTCCACATCATGTTCAACACTTCCATGCCGGTGTGGAATAAATTATTTAATCTAAAGATTGCACCGCCAACCAATGCAATAAGTTTTTACAATTCCTGGCAGATACCTTTTGCAATAATCATTACTCTGCTGATCGCAACCGGACAATTTTTAAAATACAAGGACACGGAGATTAAAACAGTTGTTAAAAAACTGATCTTCCCGTTTATTGGTTCGATACTATTATGCGCCACAATTGCACTTGTAATGAGGCTTGATCAGTTTTTTTATGTTTTGCTGCTGTGGTCATCCATTTTTTGTGTTTGGGCCAATGCCCATTACTGGTTAGTTATACTCAGTGGTAAAATTAAAAATGCCGGAGCTTCTATTGCCCATATCGGCTTTGGTTTAATATTAATGGGAGCGCTTATCTCAACCTCAAAATATTGAAACACTCGACAAACAGCTCACCAACAGTAAAAATATTCTATTACAGGTTGGCGACACACTCCAAATGGGTGATTACTTTGTTACTTATAAAGGCAAATTAAAACAAGGTGTAAATATTTATTTTGAGATAGAATACTATAAGAAGCAGCCCGATGGCAAATTAAAATACGACTTTACGTTAAAACCAGTAGTTCAAACAAATCCTCGCATGGGTAATGTTGCCGAGCCGGATACGCGTCATTTTTTACACAAGGATATTTACACACACGTAACTTATGCTGACCTTGAAACTCTTGAGGAGAAAAAGCAGGATGGAAACGAATACGGCACCTCAAAAAGTTTTACCATAGCCGTCGGCGACACAATTTCATCATCAAACAGTTTGATCATACTGGAAGGTTTTAACACGAATGTTGACAAAAAGAAATATAGTATCAGCGATTCATCGCTGGCTGTGGAGGCGCTGTTGAAATTAATGGATATAGATAAAAAAACATATTCAGCCAGACCAATTTATGTTATCGATCATAACCGGATCCAACCTGTAGAAGCGGAAGTGCCTGAGCTTGGTGTAAAAATCAATTTCTGGAAGATCACTCCTGAAACAGGGAAAATTGATATATCGCTGGCCGAAAGACGAACCAACAAACCTGATTTTATTGTAATGGAAGCGATCATCTTTCCATACATTAACATATTATGGACGGGCTGTATAGTTATGGTCATCGGAACTTTCATCGCTATCTTACAAAGGATAAAACGCTCATAACACATGTCCGGCAAAAAACAAAATATAGTACTCATCGGTTCAGGCAATGTTGCCACACAAATGGGACTTGCGCTTAAAAAAACCGGGCACAATATTTTGCAGGTATATAGCCGGACAAAAAGCTCCGGTCGTGCTTTAGCCCTTAAGCTAAGAGCGCAGCCACTCAATGACCTGAAAAAAATAAGCCAGACTGCCGACTTGTATATTATTGCCATTAAAGATGATGTTGTAAATAGTATAGTAAGGCAATTAAACATAAATGGCAAATTAGTTGTCCACACATCCGGAAGCCTGCCTTTGAAGACTTTAAAAAGTGTGTCTTCCAATTACGGCGTGCTGTACCCCCTTCAAACATTATCTAAAAATAAAATAATAGATTTTTCTTCAGTGCCTCTTTGTATCGAGGCGAATACAAAAGTCAATGAAAAAAAACTGCTGGCAATTGCCGGGTCTATTTCAAAACAGGTGCATTTAGTTGATTCCGAAAAAAGAAAAGTATTGCACCTGGCAGCCGTATTTGCCTGCAATTTTACCAATCACATGTACGCTTTGGCCGAAAAGCTGCTCCGGAAAAATAAACTTCCATTTGAGTTATTGCTTCCATTGATATATGAAACTGCCGACAAAATAAAACATGCCTCACCGTCAAAAATGCAAACCGGGCCGGCCATTCGAAATGACAAGTTGATCATGAAGGCTCACATGATCCTTCTTTCTAAACAAAAGAAGATGAAGAAAATTTATAAATTGATAAGCCAAAGCATCATGAAAAATAAAAGTTAATTTTGTTTTATAGACTAGCGAATAGGCATAGATAAATGACACTGAGTTACACAGAGTAGGCACAGAGTTACACAAAGAATCGGTGGAAATAATCTTATTAATTTTAATGTAACTCCGCATAAAAAATGAACTCAAAAGTTCTAAACTCTGAACTCAGCGAAACTCCGTGCCTACTCTGTGTAACTCTGTGAAACCCATTTATGAATAAACTGACATCCTTTATCAGATTAATCCGCTTACCCAACCTGCTTATTATCGCATTGGCGCAATATGCCATGCGCTGGGGAATCATCTATCCCATGTATACCTACCTGAATAAACAATTGATTGAAGGCTATCCCGACAAAATAACCAATCCAAATATTATCAGTTTCCGTGTAAGCGAAATGGAATTCTTCTTTCTTTCACTCGCCACGGTTATGATTGCCGCGGCCGGCTATATTATTAACGACTATTTTGATGTGAAGATCGACCGTGTCAACAAACCCGAGCAAATGATCATTGATAAAGGCATAAAGCGCCGGGTAGCAATGGGTACT contains the following coding sequences:
- a CDS encoding CcmD family protein, with the protein product MKKVFMPVAVLMGLNALAQEQNNIEMADALRSSGKIYVVVAVLVLIFIGIIIYLISIDRKISKLEKETNAQPDSLHDGETGSLRSE
- the ccsA gene encoding cytochrome c biogenesis protein CcsA, whose product is MGIQYTGERLFPGQAGNVFVILAFVSALFSAIAYFNASKEISSAASWKKLARLSFRIHSLAVIGIVGTLFYMLRNHLFEYEYVWHHSNTEMRMRYILSCFWEGQEGSFLLWSFWHVVIGNILIKTAKDWEAPVMATVATVQMFLGSMLLGIYIFEYKIGSNPFTVLLREHPDFGNIPLFQNPNYLDKLDGRGLNPLLQNYWMTIHPPTLFLGFALTLVPFAYAIAGLWKKKFDEWQKPALPWTFICIAILGTGILMGGAWAYEALSFGGFWAWDPVENASLVPWLTLVGSAHVMLIHKHKGQSLFTSFFLTLITFILILYSTFLTRSGILGETSVHAFTDLGMSGQLLLYLFFFMGLAIVLLIVNRKHFQKANEEEAVWSREFWMFLGALVLLISSFHIMFNTSMPVWNKLFNLKIAPPTNAISFYNSWQIPFAIIITLLIATGQFLKYKDTEIKTVVKKLIFPFIGSILLCATIALVMRLDQFFYVLLLWSSIFCVWANAHYWLVILSGKIKNAGASIAHIGFGLILMGALISTSKY
- a CDS encoding cytochrome c maturation protein CcmE, with amino-acid sequence MKKIHIIGIIIIAVAIGTILASLSSSSTYADFSEATAHPGSEYHVVGKLNKEKETIYNPESDANLFTFYMKDNNGIEKKVILHKSKPQDFERSEQIVIIGKCEGDEFHANDILMKCPSKYNDGKPEEGVSK
- a CDS encoding DUF2520 domain-containing protein; translated protein: MSGKKQNIVLIGSGNVATQMGLALKKTGHNILQVYSRTKSSGRALALKLRAQPLNDLKKISQTADLYIIAIKDDVVNSIVRQLNINGKLVVHTSGSLPLKTLKSVSSNYGVLYPLQTLSKNKIIDFSSVPLCIEANTKVNEKKLLAIAGSISKQVHLVDSEKRKVLHLAAVFACNFTNHMYALAEKLLRKNKLPFELLLPLIYETADKIKHASPSKMQTGPAIRNDKLIMKAHMILLSKQKKMKKIYKLISQSIMKNKS